A portion of the Paenibacillus marchantiae genome contains these proteins:
- a CDS encoding alpha/beta hydrolase, with amino-acid sequence MIDKQLRLKGKLIDLLMKSSHEEKWLNSMRKIKKRSDSTAGKDIDGLQCSEEWIPRTSDGSKIRVRIYKPLHAKGNAPGVLWIHGGGYAMGNPEQFGATYKKLIDAGNCVVVAPDYQLSIDAPYPAALNDCYDTLLWMKSHVKELGIREDQLMVGGESAGGGLTAALTLYARDKGEVNIAFQMPLYPMIDDRMITESAKDNNAPIWNSDYNQWAWKLYLGELVGKDVPPYAAAARATDYSNLPPTVTFVGDLEPFRDETIQYVENLRKAGVPVDFELYKGCYHGFDIIQPNAEVSKKAVSVFIDSFKYAVDHYFAEQTAKR; translated from the coding sequence ATGATTGATAAACAATTAAGATTGAAAGGCAAACTTATTGATTTATTAATGAAATCTTCTCATGAAGAAAAGTGGCTTAACTCGATGAGGAAAATCAAAAAAAGATCGGATTCAACAGCGGGGAAAGACATCGACGGTTTACAGTGTAGTGAAGAATGGATACCACGTACAAGTGATGGCTCCAAGATACGTGTTCGAATTTATAAACCTCTACACGCCAAAGGTAATGCGCCAGGTGTCCTTTGGATACATGGAGGGGGATATGCCATGGGAAACCCGGAGCAATTCGGGGCAACCTACAAAAAATTAATTGATGCAGGGAACTGTGTAGTCGTTGCACCAGATTATCAATTATCGATTGATGCTCCCTATCCAGCAGCTTTAAATGATTGTTATGATACCCTTTTATGGATGAAAAGCCATGTGAAAGAACTTGGGATTAGAGAGGATCAACTCATGGTAGGCGGAGAAAGCGCTGGAGGTGGTCTAACCGCTGCACTTACTCTTTACGCCAGAGATAAGGGAGAAGTAAACATTGCATTTCAAATGCCGCTGTATCCCATGATCGATGATAGAATGATTACTGAATCCGCTAAGGACAATAATGCCCCCATTTGGAACTCTGATTATAATCAGTGGGCTTGGAAATTGTATCTTGGCGAATTGGTAGGGAAGGATGTACCTCCCTATGCGGCTGCTGCCCGAGCTACCGACTACAGCAATCTTCCTCCGACAGTCACTTTTGTTGGTGATTTGGAACCATTTCGAGACGAAACGATTCAATATGTAGAAAACTTAAGAAAAGCAGGTGTACCTGTTGATTTCGAACTCTACAAAGGCTGCTATCATGGCTTTGATATTATTCAACCCAATGCAGAAGTAAGTAAAAAGGCAGTTTCAGTTTTTATTGATTCATTTAAATACGCAGTAGATCATTATTTTGCTGAGCAGACAGCGAAAAGATGA